One genomic segment of Chelonia mydas isolate rCheMyd1 chromosome 1, rCheMyd1.pri.v2, whole genome shotgun sequence includes these proteins:
- the NHLH2 gene encoding helix-loop-helix protein 2: MMLSPDQAADSDHPSSAPSDPESLAGTDAKGLLGCCVSDPEPVEEGGGEGKGGGRAALHPQQLSREEKRRRRRATAKYRSAHATRERIRVEAFNLAFAELRKLLPTLPPDKKLSKIEILRLAICYISYLNHVLDV; encoded by the coding sequence atgATGCTCAGCCCGGACCAAGCGGCGGATTCCGATCACCCCTCCTCGGCCCCCTCGGACCCGGAGTCCCTGGCGGGGACCGACGCCAAGGGGCTGCTGGGCTGCTGCGTCTCGGACCCGGAGCCGGTGGAGGAGGGCGGCGGGGAGGGCAAGGGGGGCGGCCGGgcggccctgcacccccagcagctGAGCCGCGAGGAGAAGCGGCGCCGGAGGAGGGCCACGGCCAAGTACCGCTCGGCCCACGCCACCCGCGAGCGGATCCGGGTGGAAGCCTTCAACCTGGCCTTCGCCGAGCTGCGCAAGCtgctgcccaccctgcccccggACAAAAAACTCTCCAAGATCGAGATCCTGCGCCTGGCCATCTGCTACATCTCCTATCTCAACCACGTGCTGGACGTGTAG